A stretch of Pyrenophora tritici-repentis strain M4 chromosome 7, whole genome shotgun sequence DNA encodes these proteins:
- a CDS encoding mitochondrial uncoupling protein 2, whose translation MSAKSVQGPGGKKPASAATNLIAGGGAGMMEALACHPLDTIKVRMQLSRRARAPGAKKRGFITTGKEIVKRETALGLYKGLGAVLTGIVPKMAIRFTSYEWYKQLLADKDGNVASKSTFMSGLAAGITEAVLVVTPMEVVKIRLQAQHHSMADPLDIPKYRNAAHAMYTVVKEEGAGALWRGVSLTALRQGTNQAANFTAYSELRAQLQKYHGTTDLPGYETSMIGLVSGAVGPFTNAPIDTIKTRLQKMPAEPGQSAVQRIVTIASDMWKQEGIRSFYKGITPRVMRVAPGQAVTFTVYEYLKGILEQGREMIPGGQYEE comes from the exons ATGTCTGCGAAATCAGTACAAGGGCCTGGCGGCAAGAAGCCAGCTTCAGCGGCGACTAATCTCATTG CCGGTGGTGGTGCTGGAATGATGGAGGCGCTCGCATGTCATCCTTTGG ACACAATCAAAGTCCGAATGCAGCTTTCGCGACGAGCTCGTGCGCCAGGG GCGAAGAAGCGCGGATTTATCACGACCGGCAAGGAGATTGTCAAGCGAGAGACCGCACTGGGCCTATATAAGGGATTAGGCGCTGTGCTTACTGGCATTGTACCTAAAATGGCTATACGCTTTACCAGCTATGAATGGTACAAGCAACTTCTGGCCGACAAGGACGGCAACGTTGCGTCCAAGTCTACATTTATGT CTGGTCTCGCTGCTGGAATCACCGAAGCCGTATTGGTAGTCACGCCCATGGAAGTGGTCAAGATCCGTCTCCAAGCACAGCACCACTCCATGGCGGATCCGCTCGACATTCCAAAGTACCGAAACGCTGCCCATGCCATGTACACTGTCGTTAAAGAAGAGGGCGCAGGAGCGCTATGGCGCGGTGTCTCGCTCACAGCGCTGCGCCAGGGCACAAACCAGGCGGCGAACTTTACAGCATACTCTGAGTTGAGGGCGCAACTGCAAAAATACCACGGTACGACAGATCTACCCGGGTACGAGACTAGTATGATTGGACTCGTCAGTGGTGCTGTTGGGCCGTTTACAAATGCCCCAATCGACACCATCAAGACGAGATTACAGAAGATGCCTGCCGAGCCAGGCCAAAGTGCCGTTCAGAGGATTGTCACTATTGCCAG TGATATGTGGAAACAAGAAGGCATTCGCAGTTTCTACAAGGGCATTACACCGCGCGTAATGCGAGTCGCTCCCGGCCAAGCCGTCACATTTACCGTGTACGAATACTTGAAGGGTATATTGGAGCAAGGCCGGGAGATGATCCCGGGCGGACAGTACGAGGAGTAG
- a CDS encoding tyrosinase central domain protein: MAAIRVSLAMERRCFVEVPPGQGGGCVASGPFKNWKMNIGPVTTLDTTVPPNPSPDGLGYNPRCIKRDISNRSSSETTDAKVADLITTSANISAFQNTLQNPSPGILRVHLGGHQTIGGDAGSDFYNSPSDPYFWNHHAQIDRVWWTWQNQDLEKRRYTIAGTLTFQNVPPTRNATLDDVMTFGDYLGFPNMTIREASSTY, translated from the exons ATGGCAGCGATACGAGTATCTCTGGCGATGGAGA GAAGATGCTTTGTCGAAGTCCCGCCAGGCCAGGGTGGAGGTTGCGTTGCTTCTGGGCCGTTCAAAAA TTGGAAGATGAATATTGGGCCGGTCACGACTCTCGATACGACTGTACCGCCGAACCCGTCGCCTGATGGTCTTGGGTACAACCCGAGATGCATCAAGCGTGACATCAGCAACCGATCTTCATCCGAAACGACTGATGCCAAAGTCGCCGATCTGATCACAACCAGTGCCAATATCTCCGCCTTCCAGAATACACTGCAGAATCCCTCGCCTGGAATATTGCGTGTTCATCTTGGCGGTCACCAGACTATCGGAGGAGATGCAGGCTCCGACTTTTACAACTCACCGTCTGATCCGTACTTCTGGAACCACCATGCACAGATTGACCGTGTTTGGTGGACATGGCAGAATCAGGACTTGGAGAAGAGGCGGTACACCATTGCTGGGACGCTTACTTTCCAGAATGTTCCTCCGACTAGGAATGCGACGTTGGACGATGTGATGACGTTTGGAGATTACCTGGGGTTTCCCAATATGACGATTAGGGAGGCTTCGAGTACG TATTAA
- a CDS encoding TPR domain containing protein, giving the protein MNMRLDATRLRADVDARSRLGFYTLYKQQAVLVMEPHTALSIYADFAAHKNDTDYGSQVQRIVQKYNVQLDDVTSLAMVTFMIPDISDPAKRAKLPPSPHKKMAGLLLQGCAQAEDPLAIVHILTAAHLANFGDAAAHEILTLFPRLELGKYRNTLDTLRPDPKKTALGPEVLTLRGLFLEQEGRKDKAKEMYLEAIKTAPLKFQRGSRHPLQLPLMAPWNALGYMLKNDKDPKLQAEAKTYFEKGALEGDDPVSYYELAAFEPRPSEKWLRYTSRAAGAGHRQASIDLAAFYQELAKPGSIALKDGNIRKALSWLLGWRRGSTAELAREWLQVASNFGHKPSMLQLADYHASIHDHEGAMEHLRRMLKPPSTANQREEWPELVQVAKRRLAGIR; this is encoded by the exons ATGAACATGAGGCTCGACGCTACCAGACTCCGTGCTGATGTCGATGCGCGCAGTCGACTCGGCTTCTACACATTGTACAAACAGCAAGCTGTCCTTGTAATGGAGCCGCATACTGCTCTGAGCATCTACGCCGATTTCGCCGCACATAAGAACGACACGGATTATGGTAGCCAAGTTCAACGTATAGTGCAGA AATACAATGTCCAGCTAGATGATGTCACATCGCTCGCAATGGTCACTTTCATGATACCAGATATCAGTGATCCTGCAAAGAGGGCTAAACTTCCTCCAAGTCCGCATAAAAAGATGGCTGGATTACTTTTACAGGGCTGTGCTCAAGCTGAAGATCCTCTAGCCATTGTGCATATCTTGACTGCCGCTCATCTAGCCAACTTTGGGGATGCTGCCGCCCATGAGATCTTGACGTTGTTTCCACGGCTGGAACTAGGCAAGTACCGCAATACACTGGACACTCTACGCCCGGATCCGAAGAAAACAGCCTTGGGCCCTGAAGTGTTGACTCTAAGAGGACTCTTTCTCGAGCAAGAAGGTCGCAAAGACAAGGCCAAAGAGATGTATCTGGAAGCGATCAAAACAGCACCTCTCAAATTCCAAAGAGGATCAAGGCATCCGCTGCAATTACCTCTCATGGCACCGTGGAATGCACTTGGCTACATGCTGAAAAATGACAAAGATCCCAAGTTGCAGGCAGAGGCGAAGACGTATTTCGAAAAAGGCGCTCTAGAAGGTGATGATCCAGTATCTTACTACGAACTTGCGGCTTTTGAACCCAGACCAAGCGAAAAGTGGCTGAGATATACCAGTAGAGCTGCTGGAGCTGGCCACCGACAAGCCAGTATCGATCTCGCTGCCTTTTACCAAGAGCTTGCAAAACCAGGTTCAATTGCTTTGAAAGACGGCAACATACGGAAGGCGCTCTCTTGGTTGCTAGGGTGGCGACGCGGCAGTACAGCGGAGTTGGCGCGGGAATGGCTTCAAGTAGCATCCAACTTTGGTCATAAACCATCAATGTTGCAGCTCGCAGATTACCACGCATCGATTCATGACCACGAAGGAGCCATGGAGCATTTACGTCGCATGCTTAAACCTCCAAGCACAGCTAATCAGCGAGAAGAGTGGCCGGAACTCGTACAAGTCGCGAAGAGACGCCTTGCTGGAATCAGGTGA
- a CDS encoding Dimer-Tnp-hAT multi-domain protein — MPSIPAKRKPEAAEEADTPFKRAQRTRKPTLKALLGDGSQPTQPIELPESTPDPPTEPPTQVIEPPTRAIEPPCKPVQQPEERPRRASPLPILAASQASRLTDEPAWESQLMFDKPEDSIVQPLAFSSAATEASVEEDSAVSVDFRDFEGVDWSRLKGFVAPLSTPRGKASWIFQHGWRVWKEGTHHPDELYFVCKYCHIHKLPNGVHRVTKSTTAANGHLQLDKPGHRLSKDGPILSKPLRKHGQQSLRQAALSGVKFSLEAYKTIGNFDVQEFRQAAALWLVDNNRPLREFETPAFRKMIRLANPEAEAALWRSHNSVSAFVMRLYSWLRPQVVRALAEAESKVHISFDGWTTKGGKRGFFSVVAHYANSKGAIVDLPIALPQLVGAHTGEAIADAVTKILQSFSINRSKLGYFVLDNAYNNDTAVNKLAAMYHFSASDRRLRCACHILNLVGQTIMFGRDADAYNNALENTKMEDFYMKEWRKEGPLGVYLDIINYINTPKQWSIFEDCQREAVNSMPTGASGGTREPIKPCVTRWNSYYDCFKRGVQLQQAINAYATYHIRETEQADEQAAIRGNKLPDVPRWMRSDGLTAADWAVITEYMAILQPLKFATDRLQGRGKCGRFGALYEVIPVFESVITELDARLRPYESVNHEPSEAPEDHIPINLRAARRKASNYFTKILQSPIYYAATALHPRYKTYSKRFWRDKPTQLSTAHAKFLRVWAAYKPAAAATTPTPAPKPTMSSFDDAIDAILDEDGEHTLEVEDEYDSWLKEPMWTSDQHKEGPTAVQYWLSLKPKYPHLSRLAIDVLTIPASSSDCERVFAGTGDIIEPQRRKIGAQLLAALVCLQRWTRAGFTTPSTTTAAKHTDEELTEEFAIGTWEEPPAELS; from the coding sequence atgccctctataccagcaaaacgcaagcccgaggctgccgaagaagctgatactcccttcaagcgagcacaacgtacgcgcaaacctacgctcaaagcgctgttgggtgacggcagccagccaacccagccgatagagctgccagaaagtacgccggatccgcctacagagccgcctacacaagttatcgagccgcccacacgggctattgaaccgccatgtaagcctgtacaacaacccgaggagcgccctcggcgggcatcaccactgcctattttggctgcctcacaagcctctcggctcactgatgagccagcctgggagtcgcagttaatgtttgataagccagaggactctattgtacagcctttagctttctctagcgctgccactgaggcttcggtggaggaggatagcgctgtgagcgtcgattttcgcgactttgagggcgtcgattggtcgcgattaaaggggtttgtcgcgccgctgagcactccacgaggcaaggcaagctggatttttcaacacggctggcgtgtctggaaggagggtactcaccacccagatgagttgtactttgtgtgcaagtactgtcatattcataagctacctaatggtgtacaccgagtaacgaagtcaaccactgccgccaacgggcacctccagcttgataaacctggtcatcggctcagcaaagatggtccaatcctaagcaaacctctccgcaaacatggacaacaatcacttcgtcaggcagctctaagcggtgtcaaatttagtctagaggcgtacaagactataggaaacttcgacgtacaagaatttcggcaggcagctgcgctctggctggtcgacaacaacagaccactccgcgagtttgagacgccggcttttcgcaagatgatcaggcttgctaatcctgaggcagaggcggcgttatggaggtctcataacagcgtgtcagcgttcgtgatgaggttgtacagttggctacggcctcaggtggtgcgcgcgttggctgaagccgagagcaaggtacatataagcttcgatgggtggacgacaaaaggcggcaaacgtggcttcttttctgtagttgctcactacgccaacagtaagggcgcgatagttgacctacccatcgcgctgccgcagctggtgggtgcccacactggtgaggcgatagctgacgctgtaaccaaaatcctgcaatccttcagcattaatcgcagcaaactcggctactttgtgctcgataacgcttacaataacgacaccgctgttaacaaactcgccgcgatgtaccacttttctgcctccgatcgccgcctccgctgcgcttgccacatacttaaccttgttggccaaacgattatgttcgggagggatgctgacgcgtataacaacgccctggagaacacaaagatggaggatttttacatgaaggagtggcggaaagaaggaccgcttggcgtgtatcttgatattatcaactacatcaacacgccgaagcagtggagtatttttgaagattgccaacgcgaggcagttaacagcatgcccacaggcgccagcggcggcactcgcgagccaattaagccgtgtgttacacgttggaacagctattacgactgctttaagcgcggagttcagctccaacaagctatcaacgcatacgccacgtaccacattcgcgagactgaacaggctgacgaacaggcagctattagaggaaacaagctgcctgatgtgccgcggtggatgaggtcagacggccttacggcggctgactgggcggtgattactgagtacatggcgatactgcagccgctcaagtttgctacagatcgcctccaaggccgcggcaagtgtggccgttttggcgcactctacgaggtcatcccagtatttgagagtgtgataactgagctggatgcacgccttcggccatacgaatcggtcaaccacgagccatctgaggcgcccgaagatcacatcccgatcaacctgcgagccgcgaggcgaaaagcgagcaattactttactaagatcctccaaagtcccatttactacgcagctacggcactacatccacgatataaaacatactctaagcgcttctggcgcgacaaacctacacaattgagcaccgcgcacgcgaagtttctgcgggtttgggctgcctacaagcctgccgctgctgccacaacaccaacccctgcgccaaaacctaccatgagcagctttgacgacgctatcgacgctatactagatgaggacggcgagcatacattggaggtggaggatgagtacgatagctggttaaaagagcctatgtggacgtctgatcaacacaaggagggtccaacagctgtacagtactggttatcgttgaagccgaagtatccacatctttcacgattggcgatcgacgtgttgactatacccgcctccagctctgattgtgagcgcgtttttgcgggaactggcgatataattgagccacaaaggcggaaaattggcgcgcagttactggctgctttggtgtgcttgcaacggtggactcgtgcaggttttacaacaccaagcacgacaacagcagcaaagcatactgatgaggagctcacggaagagtttgcgataggaacgtgggaagagccgcctgcagaattgtcatag
- a CDS encoding actin monomer binding protein produces MQSGISASQELKSALGSLITSTNQRGVLATIQNETIVPSGTITSTASTFVDDLSNLSPHIQPNTALYILLRRADTLASADKSLVAITYVPNAAPVRQKMLFASTRLTMVRELGGEHFAESVFTTEASELTSSGWEKHIAHTASEKPLTAEEQSLQDIKDAEALESRGTRGQGLAQGGRIAIRADDEVARALRELGEGGAADNLVQLRMDGASETLQLVSTSSATPSTLAAAMDTKEPRYAFYRHDDADASIVFISTCPSGAKIRERMIYAASRGNVVSLAQNEAGLKVVKKLEATNPDEVTEQIILDEFKVEKKEESKGFAKPKRPGRR; encoded by the exons ATGCAGTCTGGTATCTCCG CTTCCCAGGAGCTCAAGTCGGCCCTGGGCAGTCTCATAACCTCGACGAACCAACGCGGTGTCCTCGCCACAATCCAGAACGAAACCATCGTCCCCAGCGGCACCATCACCTCCACCGCCTCCACCTTTGTCGACGACCTCTCCAACCTCTCCCCCCACATCCAACCCAACACGGCCCTCTACATCCTCCTCCGCCGCGCCGACACCCTCGCCTCCGCCGACAAATCCCTCGTAGCCATAACCTACGTGCCCAACGCCGCGCCCGTGCGCCAAAAAATGCTCTTTGCCAGCACGCGCCTCACAATGGTGCGGGAACTCGGCGGCGAGCACTTTGCCGAAAGCGTCTTCACGACCGAAGCCTCTGAACTCACCTCCTCAGGGTGGGAAAAACACATCGCACACACGGCGTCTGAGAAGCCGCTTACGGCCGAGGAGCAGTCGCTGCAGGATATCAAGGACGCCGAGGCGCTGGAGAGTAGGGGCACCCGCGGCCAGGGTCTCGCTCAGGGCGGCCGTATAGCCATTCGTGCGGACGACGAGGTTGCGCGTGCGTTGAGGGAATTGGGGGAGGGCGGTGCGGCGGATAACCTCGTGCAGTTGCGTATGGATGGCGCGAGTGAGACGTTACAGCTTGTGTCGACATCGTCTGCCACGCCATCTACGCTCGCCGCCGCCATGGATACAAAAGAGCCGCGGTACGCGTTTTACCGCCACGACGACGCCGACGCGAGTATTGTGTTCATCTCGACGTGTCCGAGTGGGGCCAAGATACGGGAGCGTATGATTTATGCGGCGAGCAGGGGGAATGTGGTTAGTCTGGCGCAGAATGAGGCGGGGCTCAAGGTGGTGAAGAAGCTGGAGGCGACGAATCCGGACGAGGTTACTGAACAGATTATTTTGGACGAGTTCAAggtggagaagaaggaggagagtAAGGGGTTTGCGAAGCCCAAGAGGCCGGGACGGCGGTAA
- a CDS encoding U3-snoRNA-assoc multi-domain protein, with translation MVTTRGGTETPGAPTPTPRSSTRKTAGKRELEALETPTQAKRQRKAPAPRSSQKKAAAKSDAPTEELSQVSADDVAAVVAPSRESPDASSATEGKEDEAQTSHDAVFYTPAQRAGSVYETPATHRQPEGSPTPKVKEASVEPTSTVIKRGRGRPRKTPQKVSSPPQAEETPSRFNDEIPTSSYESSMAPIPSQEAPPSAQPEKAHMHFDDDEESVVTQISPTANKFHDVPTVTEPAAGSVQDSDEDNASDSDDEAPEVVTTAAASSKAQAAQADAERAQKAQQAKEEAKRKAREELIATQQAAKREREEKKAKKLAKKAAKEAKAVAAGPEEEEAAIKPRMEIDLSNGLLPASLLENIDDQRPPTPPPERRGATEEQLRKEKLNRHIKFLERTEKPAKDVKKGKLNVAVLAQQNKVLPPKVNRNTKNVREHWLKGRQVDKKNKKGLKPSARFGKMERRPHVNRGFLRNGDE, from the coding sequence ATGGTTACTACACGAGGAGGTACGGAGACGCCCGGCGCACCGACGCCCACGCCACGCAGTTCGACGAGAAAAACCGCCGGAAAGCGAGAATTGGAAGCGCTGGAGACGCCGACACAAGCAAAGAGACAGAGGAAGGCTCCGGCTCCTCGATCGTCACAAAAGAAAGCGGCAGCAAAGTCTGATGCGCCTACCGAAGAACTCTCGCAAGTGTCTGCAGACGATGTCGCCGCCGTAGTTGCGCCCTCCAGAGAATCTCCCGATGCTTCTTCAGCTACCGAAGGCAAGGAAGACGAGGCGCAAACTTCGCACGATGCAGTATTCTATACTCCAGCGCAGCGGGCTGGGTCTGTGTATGAGACACCAGCTACACACAGGCAGCCTGAAGGATCACCAACGCCAAAAGTGAAAGAAGCGAGCGTTGAGCCAACATCGACCGTGATCAAGAGGGGGAGAGGACGACCGAGGAAGACACCGCAAAAGGTGTCTAGCCCACCTCAGGCTGAAGAGACGCCCTCCAGGTTCAACGACGAGATCCCCACATCTTCATATGAGAGCTCAATGGCGCCTATTCCCTCACAGGAAGCTCCTCCTTCTGCACAACCGGAGAAGGCACACATGCActtcgacgacgacgaagagtCCGTAGTCACACAAATCTCGCCAACCGCCAACAAGTTCCATGATGTCCCCACCGTCACGGAACCCGCAGCTGGATCGGTCCAAGACTCAGACGAGGACAATGCAAGCGACTCAGACGACGAAGCCCCCGAAGTAGTCACAACCGCCGCCGCCAGCTCAAAGGCACAGGCCGCACAAGCAGACGCCGAGCGCGCCCAAAAAGCCCAACAAGCAAAGGAGGAAGCCAAGCGGAAAGCGCGCGAGGAACTCATCGCCACACAACAAGCCGCAAAGCGTGAACGTGAGGAGAAGAAAGCAAAGAAGCTGGCCAAGAAAGCCGCCAAGGAAGCAAAGGCCGTCGCTGCAGGCccagaggaagaagaggcaGCAATTAAACCACGCATGGAAATCGACCTATCCAACGGTCTACTACCCGCCTCCCTCCTCGAAAACATCGACGACCAGCGCCCGCCCACGCCTCCCCCCGAACGCCGCGGCGCAACAGAAGAGCAACTCCGTAAGGAGAAATTGAACCGCCACATCAAGTTCCTCGAGCGCACCGAGAAGCCAGCGAAAGATGTGAAAAAGGGTAAGCTGAACGTCGCGGTGTTAGCACAGCAGAACAAGGTGCTGCCGCCAAAGGTCAACCGCAACACGAAGAATGTGCGTGAACACTGGTTGAAGGGTAGACAGGTGGATAAGAAGAATAAGAAGGGGCTGAAGCCCAGTGCGCGGTTTGGCAAGATGGAGCGCCGACCACATGTCAACCGGGGATTTCTCAGGAACGGGGATGAGTAG
- a CDS encoding MAP7 multi-domain protein — protein MTEKGAHLLERPLYVFDLPEELLATLTLKDQAERPPQKEAPLESRKEVGDDDGAPAKATSCNLCGLGFVTLADQRSHVRSDLHGYNLKQKIKGAKPVGEAEFEKLIGDLDESISGSESSESDEEDEEDGSKPKDSTLSALLKKQAKISDPEFDEFSSQKKQRGPGKPPLLWFTSPSIPENMSLGVYRAIFSNTEQEAESQILDTIRNKQLSPKQAPKIKANEGGVPLPGTDIGPHYFLCMIGGGHFAAMIVALAPKTGKKHTGVDERSTTVIAHKTFHRYTTRRKQGGSQSANDNAKGNAHSAGSSIRRYNESALVNEVRELLSSWKSMIDTAELVFVRATGATNRRTLFGPYEGQVLHQNDPRNRGFPFSTRRATQKELMRAFVELTRVKQSTIDEAALAAMNNPEATRTTTTPAAKPKPPKPTKEEELATLHTSQIIPLIKRSKVPALLNYIKTNSVPSTFTFLPANHHTPTPLHLAASLNSAPIVLALLTKAGADPTLMNDDARTPFTLTGDRATRDAFRVARSELGESAWDWEQAGVPAAITKAEADKRDAQEKSEKAAESKAEADRRKAETERVRKESEAAEAKRNETRLGKGKTLGAPVKTGADLREEEMRGLTPEARARLERERRALAAMRRMQQ, from the coding sequence ATGACTGAGAAAGGCGCGCATTTGTTAGAGCGCCCACTTTACGTATTCGATCTTCCCGAAGAGCTCCTAGCCACACTCACGCTCAAAGACCAAGCCGAACGACCACCACAAAAAGAGGCCCCACTAGAGTCACGTAAAGAGGTGGGAGACGATGATGGCGCGCCAGCCAAAGCGACATCATGCAACCTTTGCGGCCTCGGCTTTGTGACGCTTGCAGACCAGCGCAGCCACGTCCGATCCGACCTTCACGGCTACAATCTGAAGCAGAAGATAAAGGGTGCCAAGCCAGTGGGCGAAGCAGAGTTTGAGAAGCTCATCGGAGATTTGGATGAGAGCATATCGGGATCGGAATCATCGGAATCTGAcgaggaagacgaggaagacgGAAGCAAACCGAAAGACTCGACTCTCAGTGCGCTCCTGAAGAAGCAGGCAAAGATATCAGATCCCGAGTTCGACGAATTCTCCTCACAAAAGAAGCAGCGAGGGCCTGGCAAGCCTCCGTTGCTGTGGTTCACATCTCCGTCCATACCTGAAAATATGTCGCTCGGCGTGTATCGTGCGATATTCTCCAACACGGAGCAGGAAGCAGAGTCACAGATTCTAGATACTATACGGAACAAGCAGCTGTCGCCAAAGCAAGCTCCAAAAATCAAGGCAAATGAGGGCGGGGTCCCGCTCCCCGGGACAGACATTGGGCCGCATTACTTCCTGTGCATGATTGGAGGGGGCCATTTCGCTGCTATGATTGTAGCACTGGCTCCAAAGACAGGGAAAAAGCATACCGGAGTCGATGAGCGGTCTACGACTGTGATAGCACACAAGACGTTCCACAGGTACACCACACGACGAAAACAGGGTGGATCGCAGTCGGCCAATGACAACGCAAAGGGCAATGCACACTCTGCCGGTTCATCGATACGTCGCTACAACGAGAGTGCGCTGGTCAACGAGGTACGGGAGCTGTTATCTAGTTGGAAGAGCATGATAGACACAGCAGAACTGGTATTCGTCCGCGCGACAGGTGCTACAAATCGGAGGACTTTGTTCGGTCCATATGAAGGCCAGGTGCTGCATCAAAACGACCCGAGGAACCGAGGATTTCCATTTAGCACTCGGCGAGCAACCCAAAAGGAGCTTATGCGCGCGTTTGTGGAGCTCACACGCGTCAAGCAGAGTACTATCGACGAAGCTGCCCTAGCTGCTATGAACAATCCTGAAGCTACACGAACAACTACAACACCAGCAGCGAAACCCAAGCCTCCGAAGCCGACCAAGGAGGAGGAGCTTGCTACACTACACACGTCACAAATCATACCCCTCATCAAGCGCTCCAAGGTCCCTGCGTTACTGAATTACATCAAGACCAACAGCGTTCCATCCACGTTTACATTTCTCCCAGCAAACCATCATACACCCACACCACTACATCTCGCTGCATCTCTCAACTCCGCGCCTATCGTACTAGCGCTGCTCACAAAAGCTGGTGCTGACCCAACGCTCATGAATGATGATGCTCGAACGCCATTCACCTTGACGGGCGATCGTGCAACGCGTGATGCCTTCCGCGTTGCACGGTCGGAGCTCGGGGAATCAGCCTGGGACTGGGAGCAAGCCGGCGTGCCTGCAGCCATCACCAAGGCTGAAGCTGACAAGCGAGATGCACAGGAGAAGAGCGAGAAAGCAGCAGAAAGCAAAGCCGAGGCTGATCGGAGAAAGGCAGAGACGGAAAGGGTACGAAAGGAGAGCGAGGCTGCTGAGGCGAAGCGGAATGAGACGAGACTTGGTAAGGGCAAGACTTTGGGCGCTCCCGTCAAGACTGGGGCCGATCTGAGGGAAGAAGAGATGCGAGGCCTGACGCCTGAAGCAAGGGCTCGACTGGAGAGAGAGCGAAGGGCTCTGGCGGCAATGAGGCGCATGCAGCAGTGA